One window of uncultured Methanoregula sp. genomic DNA carries:
- a CDS encoding NADP-dependent malic enzyme: MQVLARVKKKDIYAESLSLHEKYQGKIEVHSKVALANRRDLSLAYTPGVAEVCREIAKDKTLAYKYTLKANTIAIVSDGSRVLSLGNIGGYAAIPVMEGKAILFKKLAGIDAFPICFESYHTQFADDVRNIAPVFGGIALEDIAAPKCFELEESLQDIGIPVMHDDQHGTAVVVLAALLNACKVTKKRFEDLNVVVCGAGAAGFAIIRMLKCIGYDPNICSSVNNIIVCDREGIIYRHRPGLYTNKYKFIIGDETNRTGRTGTLADAMEGADVCIGVSVPGIITQQMVRSMNEDPIIFALAHPMPEILPQDALQAGAAIVGTGRGEYPNQINYALAFPGIFRGALDVSASRISDEMKVAAAHALAGYIKRPRKDRLLPRILNRNVVSMVAEAVRKAAVASGCARIIE; the protein is encoded by the coding sequence GTGCAGGTCTTGGCCAGGGTAAAGAAGAAAGATATCTACGCGGAATCGCTCTCCCTCCACGAAAAATATCAGGGGAAGATAGAAGTCCATTCCAAAGTCGCCCTGGCCAACCGGAGAGACCTCTCCCTAGCCTACACGCCGGGCGTTGCTGAGGTCTGCCGGGAGATTGCAAAAGACAAGACCCTTGCCTACAAGTATACGCTGAAGGCAAACACGATCGCGATCGTGAGTGACGGCTCCCGGGTCCTCTCCCTTGGGAACATCGGGGGATACGCCGCCATCCCGGTCATGGAAGGAAAAGCCATCCTCTTCAAGAAACTGGCCGGGATCGATGCTTTCCCCATCTGTTTCGAGAGTTACCACACGCAATTCGCGGACGATGTCAGGAACATTGCCCCGGTTTTTGGCGGGATTGCCTTGGAGGACATCGCTGCCCCCAAATGTTTCGAACTTGAGGAATCCCTGCAGGATATCGGCATTCCGGTTATGCACGATGACCAGCATGGTACTGCCGTGGTGGTTCTTGCAGCACTCCTGAACGCCTGCAAAGTCACCAAAAAGCGTTTTGAAGACCTGAATGTGGTAGTCTGCGGGGCAGGGGCTGCCGGCTTTGCCATCATACGGATGCTGAAGTGTATCGGTTATGATCCCAACATCTGCAGCTCGGTCAACAATATTATCGTCTGCGACCGGGAGGGCATCATCTATCGCCACCGGCCGGGACTGTACACGAACAAGTACAAGTTCATCATAGGTGACGAGACAAATCGTACCGGGCGAACCGGGACGCTTGCTGATGCCATGGAAGGAGCGGATGTCTGTATCGGGGTCTCAGTTCCCGGAATTATCACACAGCAGATGGTACGATCCATGAACGAAGATCCCATTATCTTCGCTCTTGCCCACCCTATGCCCGAGATCCTTCCCCAGGACGCACTCCAGGCGGGGGCAGCTATTGTCGGTACGGGCAGGGGAGAATACCCCAACCAGATCAACTATGCCCTGGCATTCCCGGGGATCTTCCGCGGGGCGCTGGATGTCTCTGCATCGCGGATCTCTGACGAGATGAAAGTGGCAGCTGCGCATGCCCTCGCAGGGTATATCAAACGGCCCCGCAAAGACAGGCTGCTTCCCCGGATCCTCAACAGGAATGTCGTGAGTATGGTGGCAGAAGCTGTGCGGAAAGCGGCCGTGGCAAGCGGGTGTGCCCGCATAATTGAATGA
- a CDS encoding arsenate reductase ArsC has product MMKKIRVLFVCTANAARSQMAEGLLRARYGDRYEAFSAGTRQSTVSPHAIAAMREIGIDISHHRSKTLDEFTGQSIDIAVTICDQAHQVCPVVPCAKKTIHYGFLDPHTVKGSSEDIAGAYRSVRNAIAAWIDKEFRPGQ; this is encoded by the coding sequence ATGATGAAAAAGATCCGGGTTCTCTTCGTTTGTACAGCGAATGCTGCCCGGTCGCAGATGGCAGAAGGGCTGCTCCGGGCGCGGTATGGCGACCGGTACGAGGCGTTCAGCGCCGGAACACGCCAATCAACAGTAAGCCCGCATGCAATCGCCGCAATGAGGGAGATCGGGATCGATATCTCGCATCACCGCTCGAAAACCCTTGACGAATTTACCGGCCAGTCAATCGATATCGCGGTAACGATCTGTGATCAGGCACACCAGGTCTGCCCGGTTGTTCCCTGTGCGAAAAAAACGATTCATTACGGGTTCCTGGACCCCCACACGGTCAAGGGATCCTCAGAAGATATCGCAGGAGCTTACCGGTCGGTCCGGAATGCGATAGCCGCGTGGATTGACAAAGAATTCAGACCGGGCCAATGA
- the hgcB gene encoding mercury methylation ferredoxin HgcB, with protein sequence MFDCYTETTLHLNPERCINCRRCMEVCPHGVFSAGKDTVSIARSSACMECGACAKNCPVQAIEVQSGVGCAWAMIGAALRGKDLDSGECSCGGEESTCCGSQEQTSCGNTK encoded by the coding sequence ATGTTTGACTGTTACACGGAGACAACACTCCACCTTAACCCCGAACGCTGCATAAACTGCAGGCGTTGCATGGAAGTCTGCCCCCACGGGGTCTTCTCTGCAGGGAAAGATACGGTTTCCATCGCCAGGTCTTCTGCCTGCATGGAATGCGGAGCATGTGCGAAGAACTGCCCGGTACAGGCCATTGAAGTGCAAAGTGGCGTCGGCTGTGCATGGGCGATGATCGGGGCTGCACTGCGGGGAAAAGATCTGGACAGCGGGGAATGCAGTTGCGGCGGGGAGGAGAGCACCTGCTGCGGAAGCCAGGAACAAACATCCTGCGGGAATACCAAATGA